A window of Primulina tabacum isolate GXHZ01 chromosome 4, ASM2559414v2, whole genome shotgun sequence contains these coding sequences:
- the LOC142542720 gene encoding cold-responsive protein kinase 1-like: MTCLSFLCRRGLDSLSRHPEFGDDLAGVRNVNLYTYKELRIATNDFSPENKIGEGGFGSVHKGRLRDGQMAAIKVLSTESRQGVKEFLTEIQMISDIDHENLVKLYGCCVEGTHRILVYNYLENNSLARTLLVRGHSNIYFSWRTRVKICIGVARGLAYLHEEVRPHIIHRDIKASNILLDKDLTPKISDFGLAKLIPASMTHVSTRVAGTLGYLAPEYAVRGQLTRKADLYSFGVLIIEIVSGRCNTNTRLPREEQYILERTWKLYERKELVALVDTALDGEYDAEQACRFLKIGLLCTQDSPKLRPSMSNVVRMLTGEKDVDGLTITQPGLISDLMDLKVIAEPKSKPEHNQASSSYNSSSLGDSENSTTATLAPYSQMNTVFTMSDGRS; the protein is encoded by the exons ATGACCTGTCTTTCTTTTCTCTGTCGTAGAGGCTTGGATTCTTTATCAAGGCATCCTGAGTTTGGAGATG ATCTCGCGGGTGTCCGCAATGTTAATCTTTATACGTACAAGGAATTAAGAATTGCTACAAATGATTTTAGTCCAGAGAATAAAATTGGAGAGGGAGGATTCGGCTCCGTTCATAAG GGAAGACTTAGGGATGGGCAAATGGCAGCAATAAAGGTTCTTTCTACTGAGTCGAGACAAGGAGTCAAAGAATTCTTGACAGAGATTCAAATGATTTCAGATATAGatcatgaaaatttggtaaagcTTTATGGTTGCTGTGTTGAAGGCACACATCGAATTCTTGTCTATAACTACCTCGAGAATAACAGCCTAGCAAGAACACTTCTTG TCAGAGGTCACAGCAACATCTACTTTAGCTGGCGAACACGAGTTAAAATTTGCATCGGAGTTGCAAGAGGACTCGCATATCTTCACGAGGAAGTGAGACCGCATATCATACACCGAGATATAAAAGCAAGCAACATTCTTCTGGACAAAGACTTGACACCAAAAATTTCAGATTTCGGTCTTGCAAAGCTCATCCCTGCCAGCATGACTCATGTCAGTACACGTGTGGCGGGAACTCT AGGTTATTTGGCACCAGAGTATGCTGTAAGAGGGCAGTTGACACGGAAGGCAGATCTTTACAGTTTTGgtgttctgattattgaaattgtAAGCGGAAGATGCAACACTAATACACGATTACCTCGAGAAGAACAGTATATACTTGAAAGG ACATGGAAACTTTACGAGAGAAAGGAGCTCGTAGCACTAGTGGACACAGCACTTGATGGAGAATATGATGCCGAACAAGCCTGCAGATTCTTGAAGATTGGTTTACTCTGCACTCAAGATTCGCCAAAGCTTCGGCCCTCCATGTCAAATGTTGTCCGAATGCTTACTGGTGAGAAAGATGTTGATGGACTCACTATAACACAGCCTGGCTTAATCTCTGATCTAATGGACCTGAAGGTCATTGCTGAACCCAAGTCGAAGCCCGAACATAATCAAGCTTCTTCGAGCTACAATTCGTCTAGCTTAGGTGATTCGGAGAATTCCACAACTGCGACCTTAGCACCATATTCTCAGATGAACACCGTGTTTACGATGTCTGATGGCAGGAGCTGA